One Natrinema marinum genomic window carries:
- a CDS encoding DegT/DnrJ/EryC1/StrS family aminotransferase, protein MTDAERNPETDGGTEASTDGGTGTATTDAEFDADAAGPVPIADPELSADALERVQSLLEEGRLADGPEVRAFEDEFAAYCGTDDAVATANGTTALHAALEAVGLEDGDAVITSPFSFVASANAIRLAGGKPVFTDIDPETYTLDPADVERVLTERDDIVGLLPVHLYGLPAAMPALCDLADEHDLFVVEDACQAHGAKIDGRRVGTFGDVACFSFYPTKNMTTAEGGIVVTDREDVADRAASYVNHGRDVSGTGGYDHVALGHNFRMTSIEAAIGRAQLERLPAFNRARRENARFYDERLADLPLETPTEPTDSRHVYHQYTVRTDDRDALEASLAEREVGTGIYYDTPIHRQPAYETVSTAAARLPHAERAAEEVLSLPVHPGLSERDRRIVVRAVRDHFANQ, encoded by the coding sequence ATGACTGACGCCGAACGGAACCCCGAAACCGACGGCGGGACGGAGGCGAGCACGGACGGCGGGACCGGGACCGCGACCACCGACGCGGAGTTCGACGCCGATGCGGCGGGACCGGTCCCGATCGCCGATCCCGAACTCAGCGCCGACGCCCTCGAGCGCGTCCAGTCGCTCCTCGAGGAGGGACGGCTCGCCGACGGCCCGGAAGTCAGAGCCTTCGAGGACGAATTCGCGGCCTACTGTGGCACCGACGACGCGGTCGCGACGGCGAACGGGACGACCGCGTTACACGCCGCGCTCGAGGCGGTCGGGCTCGAAGACGGCGACGCGGTGATCACTTCGCCGTTTTCCTTCGTCGCGAGCGCGAACGCGATTCGACTGGCCGGCGGCAAACCCGTCTTCACGGACATCGATCCCGAGACGTACACGCTCGACCCGGCCGACGTGGAGCGGGTCCTCACGGAGCGCGACGACATCGTCGGCCTGCTTCCCGTCCACCTCTACGGCCTGCCGGCAGCCATGCCGGCGCTGTGTGACCTCGCCGACGAGCACGACCTGTTCGTCGTCGAGGACGCCTGTCAGGCCCACGGCGCGAAAATCGACGGGCGGCGGGTCGGCACCTTCGGCGACGTGGCCTGCTTCTCGTTCTACCCGACGAAGAACATGACCACCGCCGAGGGCGGCATCGTCGTCACCGACCGCGAGGACGTGGCCGACCGCGCCGCGAGCTACGTCAACCACGGCCGGGACGTCAGCGGCACGGGCGGCTACGACCACGTCGCTCTCGGGCACAACTTCCGGATGACGAGCATCGAGGCGGCGATCGGCCGTGCCCAGCTTGAGCGCCTGCCCGCGTTCAACCGCGCGCGCCGGGAGAACGCCCGGTTCTACGACGAACGACTCGCCGACCTCCCGCTCGAGACGCCGACGGAGCCGACCGACTCCCGCCACGTCTACCACCAGTACACGGTCCGGACCGACGACCGGGACGCTCTCGAGGCGAGCCTCGCCGAGCGCGAGGTCGGAACGGGAATCTACTACGACACGCCGATCCACCGCCAGCCGGCCTACGAGACGGTCAGCACGGCCGCGGCGCGGCTCCCGCACGCGGAGCGAGCGGCCGAGGAGGTCCTCTCCCTGCCCGTCCACCCGGGCCTCTCCGAGCGCGACCGGCGGATCGTCGTCCGAGCAGTACGCGACCACTTCGCCAACCAATGA
- a CDS encoding glycosyltransferase, whose protein sequence is MHVLTVTANADAPFMTEQIDALEERGVTFSTLSVAGEVDADTARGPTDYLRTVPEVVREAGNGYDLVHAHYGLTAPMALAQVRKPVVLSLWGSDVHGPVAPVSRASAPFCDEVVVMSEEMREVLGRDCTVIPDGVDLEKFRPEPQDRARERVGWDDEDGYDVLFPYSPARKVKNYPRAERVTAVVDNLLERPVRLRTVSGVDHDAVSDYMNAADALLLTSHSEGSPNSVKEALACNLPVVAVDVGDVRERLAGVDPSVVAATDEELVRGLLEVLERGERSNGREAAREVSIDRTAERMLEVYERVAGRVIETEASDETERVEIAGRLE, encoded by the coding sequence ATGCACGTCCTCACAGTCACGGCGAACGCCGACGCCCCGTTCATGACCGAGCAGATCGACGCGCTCGAGGAGCGGGGCGTCACCTTTTCGACGCTGTCCGTCGCCGGGGAGGTCGACGCCGACACCGCTCGAGGGCCGACGGACTACCTCCGAACGGTCCCCGAGGTCGTCAGGGAGGCCGGGAACGGCTACGACCTGGTCCACGCCCACTACGGCCTGACCGCGCCGATGGCGCTCGCGCAGGTCCGCAAACCGGTCGTCCTCTCGCTGTGGGGCTCGGACGTTCACGGTCCCGTCGCGCCCGTGAGTCGGGCGTCGGCGCCGTTCTGTGACGAGGTCGTCGTCATGTCCGAGGAGATGCGCGAGGTCCTCGGCCGGGACTGCACGGTGATCCCCGACGGCGTCGACTTGGAGAAGTTCCGACCGGAGCCACAGGACCGCGCCAGAGAACGAGTCGGCTGGGACGACGAGGATGGGTACGACGTGCTCTTTCCGTACTCGCCCGCTCGAAAGGTGAAAAACTATCCGCGGGCCGAGCGCGTCACGGCCGTCGTCGACAACCTCCTCGAGCGCCCGGTCAGACTGCGAACCGTCTCGGGCGTCGACCACGACGCCGTCTCCGACTATATGAACGCCGCCGACGCCCTCCTGTTGACCTCCCACAGCGAAGGTTCGCCGAATTCGGTCAAGGAGGCGCTGGCCTGCAACCTCCCCGTCGTCGCCGTCGACGTCGGCGACGTTCGGGAACGGCTCGCCGGCGTCGATCCGTCTGTCGTGGCCGCGACCGACGAGGAACTCGTCCGCGGACTGCTCGAGGTCTTGGAGCGCGGCGAGCGGTCGAACGGCCGCGAGGCGGCCCGCGAGGTGAGCATCGACCGCACGGCGGAACGGATGCTCGAGGTCTACGAGCGGGTGGCGGGGCGGGTGATCGAGACCGAAGCGAGCGACGAAACCGAACGCGTGGAGATCGCGGGCCGGCTCGAGTGA
- a CDS encoding NAD-dependent epimerase/dehydratase family protein → MTETRTAAVTGATGFLGSRLCDRLLADGWEVRGLSRPTSDRSGLEGVDWHVGDLFDDETLPDLVDGADAVFHLAGIGLWNAGPETVREVNRDGTERVLEACREADAGRVVFTSTSGTRRPQGDSDFADETDVAEPIGAYQASKAEAEELVDRYAEGDGDAVTVHPTSIFGPGDEEFTAQLLAMGVEPTMPAHLPGGLSIVGISDVVDGLLAAYERGRTGEHYILGGENLTYNCAVSRISNAVDGSPARIRVPATAIRAAGPVAEVVDAVADRRLFPFDRQMADLATQRLFYTSRKANEELGYEYQPLEAHLPETMDWYRAEVQ, encoded by the coding sequence ATGACCGAGACGCGCACGGCAGCGGTCACCGGCGCGACCGGGTTTCTCGGCAGCCGGCTCTGCGACCGCCTCCTCGCGGACGGCTGGGAGGTCCGCGGGCTTAGCCGACCGACCTCGGATCGGAGCGGTCTCGAGGGCGTCGACTGGCACGTCGGCGACCTTTTCGACGACGAGACGCTGCCCGACCTCGTCGACGGCGCCGACGCGGTCTTCCACCTCGCGGGGATCGGCCTCTGGAACGCCGGCCCCGAGACCGTCCGGGAAGTGAATCGGGACGGCACCGAGCGCGTGCTCGAGGCCTGCCGCGAGGCCGACGCGGGACGGGTCGTCTTCACCAGTACGTCGGGGACGCGCCGCCCGCAGGGCGACAGCGATTTCGCCGACGAGACGGACGTGGCCGAGCCGATCGGGGCCTACCAAGCCTCGAAGGCCGAGGCCGAAGAGCTGGTCGACCGGTACGCCGAGGGAGACGGCGACGCCGTCACCGTCCACCCGACCTCGATCTTCGGCCCCGGCGACGAGGAGTTCACCGCCCAGTTGCTCGCGATGGGCGTCGAGCCGACGATGCCCGCCCACCTCCCCGGCGGCCTGAGCATCGTCGGCATCTCCGACGTGGTCGACGGCCTGCTGGCGGCCTACGAACGCGGTAGGACGGGCGAGCACTACATCCTCGGCGGCGAGAACCTCACCTACAACTGTGCGGTCTCGCGGATCAGTAACGCCGTCGACGGCTCGCCCGCGCGGATCCGCGTTCCCGCGACCGCGATCCGGGCCGCCGGTCCCGTCGCCGAGGTCGTCGACGCCGTCGCCGATCGCCGACTGTTCCCCTTCGACCGGCAGATGGCCGACCTCGCCACCCAGCGGCTCTTCTACACGTCGCGAAAGGCCAACGAGGAGTTGGGCTACGAGTACCAGCCGCTCGAGGCGCATCTGCCCGAGACGATGGACTGGTACCGAGCGGAAGTGCAGTAA
- a CDS encoding Gfo/Idh/MocA family protein, with protein sequence MSTDTADETTDEQLRAGVIGVGSMGENHARVYAELPGVDLAGITDHDDEIALRVAAEYETEPVDLETLLERCDLVTVAVPTHAHYETVATCLEAGVHVLVEKPIAETVEQGERLAEQAREAGLVLQVGHIERFNPAVQAVEEVIEDLDVIGVEAERLGPPIDRTAPGNVVFDLMVHDVDVVGSILDERPHSIAATGTENGQYATATIEYDDVVATLTASRVTQKKVRKLTVTARECLVEVDYLEQSVLIHRDSYPEYLTDDGQSRYRHESVVERPRVDTGEPLRNELESFVAAVRTGSEPEVTAEDGIRALETVRMIDRLALGPPEGRDDEADGAETDGDSAEREVEV encoded by the coding sequence ATGAGCACAGATACCGCAGACGAGACGACTGACGAACAGCTTCGGGCCGGCGTCATTGGCGTCGGCTCGATGGGCGAAAACCACGCGCGCGTCTACGCCGAACTCCCCGGCGTCGACCTCGCCGGCATCACCGACCACGACGACGAGATCGCCCTGCGCGTCGCCGCCGAGTACGAAACGGAGCCGGTCGACCTCGAGACGCTGCTCGAGCGCTGCGATCTGGTGACCGTGGCCGTCCCGACCCACGCCCACTACGAGACGGTGGCGACCTGTCTCGAGGCGGGCGTCCACGTCCTGGTCGAGAAACCGATCGCCGAGACGGTCGAGCAGGGCGAACGGCTGGCCGAGCAGGCCCGCGAAGCGGGGCTCGTCCTGCAGGTCGGCCACATCGAACGGTTCAATCCAGCGGTACAGGCCGTCGAGGAGGTGATCGAGGACCTGGACGTGATCGGCGTCGAGGCAGAACGCCTCGGCCCGCCGATCGATCGAACGGCACCCGGCAACGTCGTCTTCGACCTGATGGTCCACGACGTCGACGTCGTCGGCTCGATCTTGGACGAGCGGCCGCACTCGATCGCCGCGACGGGGACCGAAAACGGACAGTACGCCACCGCGACCATCGAGTACGATGATGTCGTCGCGACGTTGACTGCCAGCCGCGTCACCCAGAAGAAAGTGCGCAAACTCACCGTCACCGCCCGCGAGTGCCTCGTCGAGGTCGACTACTTAGAGCAGTCGGTGCTGATCCACCGCGACTCCTACCCCGAGTATCTCACCGACGACGGCCAGTCGCGGTACCGCCACGAGAGCGTCGTCGAGCGCCCGCGCGTCGACACCGGCGAGCCGCTCCGGAACGAACTCGAGTCGTTCGTCGCGGCCGTCCGCACCGGCTCCGAACCGGAAGTCACCGCCGAAGACGGGATTCGGGCCCTCGAGACGGTCCGGATGATCGATCGGCTCGCGCTGGGACCGCCAGAGGGGCGCGACGACGAGGCCGACGGAGCCGAGACCGACGGCGACTCCGCAGAACGGGAGGTGGAGGTCTGA
- a CDS encoding nucleotide sugar dehydrogenase produces the protein MSETATDPLEGDAAGLYGSSLSADRQRERLTSGEIPVAVYGLGKMGLPLAAVYAETTGNVTGVDVDPAVVETIEGCESHVLGEPGLDDLVAEQVDAGRLAATTDGPAAAETARIHVIIVPTLLDDENEPDLTTVESVVDDIAAGLSPGDLVIAESTLPPGTCRDVLQPHLASESGLAPDEFGLAFCPERTSSGTALRDIRGEYPKVVGGVDSESTRAAEIVYDKLSDNEVHPVSDATTAEAVKVFEGIYRDVNIGLANELGRLADEFGISVRESIDTANDLPMCQLHEPGPGVGGHCIPYYPHFLLGRTDEPMAVTETARRVNDEMPAVVVDRLERELAGEGTALADASVAVLGITYRPGVEETRASPALGVIDELHERDAAVAGVDPLVDPAEYGARPVEIDDLPDETFDAAVVVTPHDEFDRIEWDCLEPMIVVDGRDAVDLTGTRHREYDLAGSRDGRPPRGDSDGVGEIERDDPETLNATTDGGTDV, from the coding sequence ATGTCCGAGACCGCGACCGACCCGCTCGAGGGCGACGCTGCGGGGCTCTACGGCTCGAGCTTGTCGGCCGACCGGCAGCGCGAGCGCCTGACGAGCGGCGAGATACCGGTCGCCGTCTACGGCCTCGGCAAGATGGGGCTCCCGCTGGCGGCTGTCTACGCCGAGACGACGGGGAACGTGACTGGCGTCGATGTCGACCCGGCCGTCGTCGAGACGATCGAAGGCTGCGAGAGCCACGTCCTCGGCGAACCGGGGCTCGACGACCTCGTCGCCGAGCAGGTCGACGCGGGCCGGCTGGCGGCGACCACCGACGGGCCGGCAGCGGCCGAGACGGCGCGGATCCACGTGATCATCGTCCCGACGCTGCTGGACGACGAGAACGAGCCGGACCTGACGACGGTCGAGTCGGTCGTCGACGACATCGCGGCCGGCCTCTCGCCCGGCGACCTGGTGATCGCCGAGTCGACGCTGCCGCCGGGGACCTGCCGGGACGTACTGCAGCCCCATCTCGCGAGCGAAAGCGGCCTCGCACCCGACGAGTTCGGGCTCGCGTTCTGCCCGGAGCGGACCTCCTCCGGAACGGCGCTACGGGACATCCGCGGCGAGTATCCGAAGGTCGTCGGCGGCGTCGACTCGGAGAGCACTCGAGCCGCCGAGATCGTCTACGACAAGCTCTCGGACAACGAGGTCCACCCCGTCTCTGACGCGACGACCGCGGAGGCGGTCAAGGTGTTCGAGGGGATCTACCGCGACGTGAACATCGGGCTGGCGAACGAACTGGGCAGGCTCGCCGACGAGTTCGGGATCTCGGTCCGCGAGTCGATCGACACGGCCAACGACCTCCCGATGTGTCAACTCCACGAACCCGGACCGGGCGTCGGTGGCCACTGCATCCCCTATTACCCGCACTTCCTGCTCGGACGAACCGACGAGCCGATGGCCGTCACCGAGACGGCCAGGCGAGTCAACGACGAGATGCCCGCCGTCGTCGTCGACCGCCTCGAGCGCGAACTCGCCGGTGAGGGGACCGCCCTCGCGGACGCGTCGGTCGCCGTCCTCGGGATCACCTACCGACCCGGTGTCGAGGAGACCCGCGCCTCGCCGGCGCTCGGCGTCATCGACGAACTCCACGAGCGGGACGCGGCCGTCGCGGGCGTCGATCCGCTCGTCGATCCGGCCGAGTACGGCGCGCGACCCGTCGAGATCGACGACTTGCCCGACGAGACGTTCGACGCGGCCGTGGTCGTCACACCCCACGACGAGTTCGACCGGATCGAGTGGGACTGCCTCGAGCCGATGATCGTCGTGGACGGCCGAGACGCGGTCGACCTGACCGGGACGCGACATCGCGAGTACGACCTCGCGGGCTCGCGCGACGGCCGGCCGCCGCGGGGCGATAGCGACGGCGTGGGAGAGATCGAACGCGACGATCCAGAGACGCTGAACGCGACCACCGACGGAGGCACGGATGTATAA
- a CDS encoding Gfo/Idh/MocA family protein — protein sequence MALTLLDRWTDSSALSLGVLGVGNIGMVHLKSALAMPDIEVVAAADAVPENRDRAERAGVSRTYDDYAALLASEELDAAVVALPPFLHAEAVEQAAAVGVDVFVEKPLARSTEEADAMLETAREAGIAIGVDHTLRYQPDMAGVKEAYDDGGVGHVPYASITRLNDGPLGRPPARDAPPSWPLDPDAAGGGSLFELGVHCFDVLEWLFGDLEVRDAATGKSLETDVEDAATVLMEAPETGTTITLHCGSYQWEQLPEVNTRLRLEGVTGTISNKDHMPANFYAGAATSALKNVASRFTREEPDVFGPSFYLQAHYDALADFCDAVRADERPPVDGADGRRTLELAESAYELAATDDGRALEAPEVTL from the coding sequence ATGGCACTGACGCTTCTGGATCGGTGGACCGACTCGAGTGCGCTCTCGCTTGGCGTCCTCGGTGTCGGGAACATCGGCATGGTACACTTGAAGTCGGCGCTCGCGATGCCGGACATCGAAGTCGTCGCGGCCGCGGACGCCGTCCCCGAGAACCGCGACCGAGCGGAGCGCGCCGGCGTCTCGCGAACGTACGACGACTACGCGGCGCTGCTCGCCTCCGAGGAACTCGACGCGGCGGTTGTCGCCCTCCCTCCCTTCCTCCACGCCGAAGCCGTCGAACAGGCGGCCGCGGTCGGCGTCGACGTCTTCGTCGAGAAACCGCTCGCTCGCTCGACCGAGGAGGCCGACGCGATGCTCGAGACCGCCCGCGAGGCCGGGATCGCCATCGGCGTCGATCACACGCTGCGCTACCAGCCCGACATGGCCGGCGTCAAGGAGGCCTACGACGACGGGGGCGTCGGCCACGTCCCTTACGCCTCGATTACCCGGCTCAACGACGGCCCGCTCGGCCGGCCGCCGGCGCGCGATGCGCCGCCCTCGTGGCCGCTCGATCCCGACGCGGCCGGCGGCGGCTCCTTGTTCGAACTCGGCGTCCACTGTTTCGACGTCCTCGAGTGGCTGTTCGGCGACCTCGAGGTCCGGGACGCCGCGACGGGCAAGAGCCTCGAGACCGACGTGGAAGACGCCGCGACCGTGCTCATGGAAGCCCCCGAGACCGGGACGACGATCACGCTTCACTGCGGCTCCTACCAGTGGGAGCAACTGCCGGAGGTCAACACCCGGCTGCGCCTCGAGGGTGTGACGGGCACGATCAGCAACAAGGATCACATGCCGGCGAACTTCTACGCCGGCGCGGCGACGTCGGCTCTGAAGAACGTCGCCAGCCGGTTTACCCGGGAGGAACCCGACGTCTTCGGCCCGTCGTTCTACCTCCAGGCTCACTACGACGCGCTGGCGGACTTCTGTGATGCGGTTCGCGCGGACGAACGGCCGCCGGTCGACGGCGCGGACGGCCGACGAACGCTCGAACTCGCCGAAAGCGCCTACGAACTGGCCGCCACGGACGACGGACGCGCGCTCGAGGCTCCGGAGGTGACGCTATGA
- a CDS encoding glycosyltransferase family 2 protein yields the protein MYKGKRIGVVVTAYDEAAFVGRVIETVPSFVDRIYAVDDRSPDESWDVIQRVATRVNAEIGTEGSEPAVAVADGGDDRRVVPIRHEENRGYGAAVKTGYRRAADDGMDVVAVMNGDGQMDPEILDRILDPVVEDEADYAKGNRLLSPDDREDMSTFRFVGNAMLTGLSKFATGYWSIGDPQNGYTAISRDAIERLDLSKITDQYGFLNHILTHLNVAGCRVADVPMTAVYGDEESSIKYVPFIKFVSTLLLQSFCWRLKTRYLVRSFNPAILYYGAGAAGLAGGVSGLAGAAARAARGNDGFSGGVASFVAVLLGLISLGTAIRLDAEANEDLEVPWDEHETAERERGLEAVSDERAPRQSIE from the coding sequence ATGTATAAGGGCAAACGGATCGGCGTCGTCGTCACCGCCTACGACGAGGCGGCGTTCGTCGGCCGCGTGATCGAGACGGTGCCGTCGTTCGTCGACCGGATCTACGCCGTCGACGATCGGTCGCCGGACGAGAGCTGGGACGTGATCCAGCGGGTCGCGACGCGAGTCAACGCCGAGATCGGGACCGAAGGAAGCGAACCAGCGGTCGCGGTAGCCGACGGCGGCGACGACCGGCGCGTCGTCCCGATCCGCCACGAAGAGAACCGCGGCTACGGCGCGGCGGTCAAGACCGGCTACCGCCGGGCCGCCGACGACGGGATGGACGTCGTCGCGGTGATGAACGGCGACGGCCAGATGGACCCCGAGATTCTCGATCGTATCCTCGATCCGGTCGTCGAGGACGAGGCGGACTACGCCAAGGGCAACCGGCTACTCAGCCCCGACGACCGCGAGGACATGTCGACGTTCCGGTTCGTCGGTAACGCCATGCTCACCGGCCTCTCGAAGTTCGCTACCGGCTACTGGTCGATCGGCGACCCGCAGAACGGCTACACCGCCATCTCGAGGGACGCGATCGAGCGACTCGACCTCTCGAAGATCACCGACCAGTACGGCTTCCTCAACCACATCCTGACGCACCTCAACGTGGCGGGCTGTCGGGTCGCCGACGTGCCGATGACGGCCGTCTACGGCGACGAGGAGAGCAGCATCAAGTACGTGCCGTTCATCAAGTTCGTCTCCACCTTGCTGCTCCAGAGCTTCTGTTGGCGGCTAAAGACGCGGTACCTCGTTCGGTCGTTCAACCCGGCTATCCTCTACTACGGGGCCGGGGCCGCGGGACTGGCCGGCGGAGTGTCGGGCCTGGCCGGCGCAGCCGCTCGAGCGGCGCGTGGAAACGACGGCTTTTCCGGCGGCGTCGCTTCGTTCGTCGCCGTGTTGCTGGGACTGATCTCGCTCGGCACCGCTATCCGGCTCGACGCCGAGGCGAACGAGGATCTCGAGGTGCCGTGGGACGAACACGAAACCGCCGAACGCGAGCGGGGTCTCGAAGCGGTGAGCGACGAGCGGGCGCCGCGTCAGTCGATCGAGTGA
- a CDS encoding DUF362 domain-containing protein has protein sequence MSATGEGISTDNATDATRVRAVGVDAARRGGWTPDIEARMAALETPVRELLGPDIESLAAADRITLVPDAHYPFHPSTGTVTDPAVVGSLVAHLERETDADIAVAGASDDRIAFGRTAAYLGYASLLEQFDADLVDLANGSRTEHVDTVDGRPTALSVPDRLAESAVVVVPSLRPTEAGPVAGAMRTLAGVVDRDGDPDRTPVAVTRAVSPDLAVLDATTAYDGDPVSANALFAGFAPAVDAVATSLLGRSPEADAALETTRGPEAEPVTVAGDVDFDRLRARIGDGDLPPADETHPAVSAAYRVYAAVAGDAVPPQLEGNR, from the coding sequence ATGAGCGCCACGGGAGAGGGAATCTCGACGGACAACGCCACAGACGCGACGCGAGTCCGCGCCGTGGGCGTGGACGCCGCCCGCCGCGGCGGCTGGACGCCCGATATCGAGGCGCGCATGGCCGCGCTCGAGACGCCCGTCCGTGAACTCCTCGGGCCCGATATCGAGTCGCTCGCCGCGGCCGACCGGATCACCCTCGTTCCCGACGCTCACTACCCGTTCCACCCCTCGACTGGAACGGTGACCGATCCGGCCGTGGTCGGCTCGCTCGTCGCCCACCTCGAGCGCGAGACCGACGCCGACATCGCCGTCGCCGGCGCGAGCGACGACCGGATCGCGTTCGGCCGGACGGCCGCGTATCTGGGCTACGCGAGCCTGCTCGAGCAGTTCGACGCCGATCTCGTCGATCTGGCCAACGGCTCCCGGACCGAGCACGTCGACACGGTCGACGGCCGTCCGACCGCGCTTTCGGTCCCCGACCGCCTCGCCGAGAGCGCCGTGGTCGTCGTCCCGTCGCTGCGGCCCACCGAGGCCGGCCCGGTCGCGGGCGCGATGCGAACCCTCGCCGGAGTCGTCGACCGCGACGGTGATCCCGATCGGACGCCCGTCGCGGTGACTCGCGCGGTCTCGCCCGATCTCGCCGTCCTCGACGCGACCACCGCCTACGACGGCGATCCGGTCTCGGCGAACGCGCTCTTCGCCGGCTTCGCTCCCGCCGTCGACGCCGTCGCGACCTCCCTGCTCGGTCGTTCGCCGGAGGCTGACGCGGCCCTCGAGACGACCCGCGGTCCCGAGGCCGAGCCGGTCACAGTGGCAGGAGATGTCGATTTCGATCGGCTCCGAGCGCGAATCGGTGACGGCGATCTGCCGCCGGCCGACGAGACGCATCCCGCCGTGTCGGCCGCCTACCGTGTGTACGCCGCGGTGGCCGGCGACGCCGTTCCGCCGCAGCTCGAGGGGAACCGATGA
- a CDS encoding DUF354 domain-containing protein produces the protein MRILVLANTPAHVHLYRNAVDRLEAAGHDVLVLTREYACTTDLLDYFDMPYRVYGDHGTERFSKLQFARELGGQFLSIGTQAVRFDPDVVFGRGPYAAYAGTLTRTPVVLVLDDEPGDFNHTVSRPFADCIISPEVTRRDLGDDHYTFDGFKECAYLHPDVFEPRGDVREYLDVGPDEPYVLVRFNALDALHDADLEGFRPEQRRDLIERLSEEATVFVSDEGGDMDLRELPARPYDLHPALIHDAMAEASLLVADTGTMATEAALLGTPAFRYRGTDDHEYGEFRELERAGLAEQFDAYDAVRDRSLEILADDEAGERWQRRRQEYVGDLVNLTDLLVDVAQSRGTVERLDRSTKRVLQPRSRST, from the coding sequence ATGCGGATCCTCGTCTTGGCGAACACGCCCGCACACGTCCACCTGTATCGAAACGCCGTCGACCGCCTCGAGGCGGCGGGCCACGACGTGCTCGTGCTTACCCGGGAGTACGCCTGTACGACCGACCTACTCGACTACTTCGATATGCCCTACCGGGTCTACGGCGACCACGGAACGGAGCGGTTCTCGAAACTCCAGTTCGCTCGCGAACTGGGGGGCCAGTTCCTCTCGATCGGAACCCAGGCGGTCCGGTTCGATCCGGACGTCGTCTTCGGTCGCGGCCCCTACGCGGCCTACGCCGGCACGCTCACGCGGACGCCGGTCGTCCTCGTCTTAGACGACGAGCCCGGCGATTTCAACCACACCGTCTCTCGCCCCTTTGCCGACTGCATCATCTCCCCGGAGGTGACGCGTCGCGATCTCGGCGACGACCACTACACCTTCGACGGCTTCAAGGAGTGCGCCTATCTCCACCCCGACGTGTTCGAGCCGCGAGGCGACGTCCGCGAGTACCTCGACGTCGGCCCCGACGAGCCGTACGTCCTCGTCCGGTTCAACGCCCTCGACGCCCTCCACGACGCCGACCTCGAGGGGTTCCGGCCCGAACAGCGACGCGACCTGATCGAACGGCTGAGCGAGGAGGCGACGGTCTTCGTCTCCGACGAGGGCGGCGACATGGACCTCCGCGAGCTCCCCGCGCGACCCTACGATCTCCACCCCGCGCTGATCCACGACGCGATGGCCGAGGCCTCGCTGCTGGTCGCCGACACCGGGACGATGGCCACCGAGGCCGCGTTGCTCGGCACGCCCGCCTTCCGCTATCGCGGCACCGACGACCACGAGTACGGCGAGTTTCGTGAACTCGAGCGCGCCGGCCTCGCCGAGCAGTTCGACGCCTACGACGCGGTCCGCGATCGTTCGCTCGAGATCCTCGCCGACGACGAGGCGGGAGAACGGTGGCAGCGCCGTCGGCAGGAGTACGTCGGCGACCTCGTGAACCTGACCGATCTGCTCGTCGACGTTGCTCAATCTCGCGGGACGGTCGAGCGACTGGATCGGTCGACCAAGCGGGTGCTCCAGCCGCGGTCGCGGTCGACGTAG
- a CDS encoding response regulator produces the protein MADSTPGEPVELLLVEDNPGDVRLTQEAFKSTDKNVRFHVVTDGAEAAHYMHRSQRGEVDSQLDLILLDLNLPRLDGLTVLEALDEELEHPPPPVLVLSSSDAEEDIVKSYEKNANAYLTKPTGPIEFDSMAQAIEDFWIETARHPPAPA, from the coding sequence ATGGCAGATTCTACCCCCGGCGAACCGGTCGAGCTCTTGCTCGTGGAGGACAACCCCGGTGACGTCCGCCTCACCCAGGAGGCGTTCAAGTCCACGGACAAGAACGTACGGTTTCACGTCGTCACCGACGGGGCGGAGGCGGCACACTACATGCACCGCAGCCAGCGAGGGGAGGTAGACAGTCAGCTCGATCTGATCCTGCTCGATTTGAACCTCCCGCGGCTGGACGGATTGACGGTGCTCGAAGCGCTCGACGAAGAACTTGAGCATCCACCGCCGCCGGTGCTCGTCCTCTCCAGTTCGGACGCCGAAGAGGACATCGTGAAAAGTTACGAGAAGAACGCGAACGCGTATCTGACGAAACCGACTGGACCGATCGAGTTCGACTCGATGGCCCAGGCCATCGAAGACTTTTGGATCGAGACGGCGCGCCATCCGCCTGCACCCGCGTAA